ATACAACAACACATCAGACCAAGTAAAACAAACAATTGTGAATTAGATGAGTTATCAAGTTCAGTCTGACCAAAGATCATAAATGCCACCTGCTGTGTGTCATCCTAGGATGCAGGTCAGTCATTCAGTCAGTGGGGAGAATGGACGGCCTGTACTCTGAGCAGAGTGACAACGACACGTCTCCTAGCACACCAGGTAAGACTCTCAGTACCAGGAAGATCGATGATCTTTGACCCTGACCGCCAGACTGGGCTTCTGCTACCTCTGCTCTCTGCTTGTGATGGCAGGTCATGCAGTGCTGACAGCCAGCCATGGaagggaggccaggaggagtcTGCCTGGCCGCAAACATCATCCCAGCAGGAGAAACACTCCCAGAAACACTCCCAGAAACACTCCCAGAAACACTCCCAGGTAACATGATGCTGCTCACACTGGGCTGTGTGGCTCACCTTTTCTGGTGTGATGATATTCAGTCGGTGACCGAGGAAAGATGATCAATAAAAAGGATTGTCCAGGTGTTTGTTAGCGCGTCCTTGGTCCTGTCCTCATCCCGTCACTTGCCGTCTGTGTGGTGGAAGGTACGtgggtgatgaggatgatgacgaGGATGATGAAGACACGGATGTCAGTGTTCGCTGGCGGAGGAGGAGACGAAGGGATGACAGGTCGGAGGAGCTAGCCAAGCTCCGACAGGTGAACACAGTCACACGTCCTAAACACACCAGGTGAACACAGTCACACGTCCTAAACACACCAGGTGAACACAGTCACACGTCCTAAACACACCAGGTAAACACAGTCACACGTCCTCAACACACCAGgtgaacacagtcacacatcctaAACACACCAGGTGAACACAGTCACACGTCCTCAAACACACCAGatgaacacagtcacacatcctaAACACACCAGGTGAACACAGTCACACGTCCTCAAACACACCAGGTGAACACACCAGGTGAACATAGTCACACGTCCTAAACACAATGCCGTCTCTAAGCTGCAGTTGTGTTTAGCATTTCCCAGCCCGATCACACGGATCAATCCTTCGATAATCCTCCTAGTTTGTGACTGTGAAATACTGTCGTACTGTCGTGCattgctttgaataaaagcaccggccaaaatgaaaataatatcaaatgtaaagtgtgtgtgtgtgtgtgtgtgtgtaggactgtgacgaggaggaggagagactgaggTTGAAGAGAGCTCAGCTGTGTGAGATGGAACAGTCTCTCACTGACCTTCAACACAAACGGGAGGTACGTCGTAACGTGCGATGAGTGCGTTACTCATCATGTTATTAACTTTGTTACCAACATGacactgtatctctctctcctgtgtccccGCCCCTGCACGACAACCACCCTATCCTGCCCGACCTCTCATCCTCGTATCCCAGCATGCCttgcaggagctggagcagctgcgattggaggaggtgagggtggctgtgagcagagagagagacgtaagTCTAGAGAGGGTATCACACACCGTCCTCCACTCAACACACTTTAGTCTAATCAGAATGTTGGAGTATAACCCTTTTTACCAGCAGTGCCTCAcaaggcttcacatacgcccacataactgcccctcagccaacctaaacTGTCAGTTCCCATATGCCGCGCTGACAgtgtcctctctgtttctccctgtaGAACCTGAGGCTTTCAGGGGTGAGCGTGTctctgctggagagagaggagatggagaggcagCTGGACGGAGCCAAGACTGAGCTCTTTACAGAGCAGCGTAGATCAAGGATCAGACTGGACTCTTTACAAGAGGTAGCGTAGAACCACCGTCCTTAGAGAAGACCTTAGAACACAGCAGAGGATGGATTACCTACTGCTTCTGCTTGAATACTTCAataagtgtttgtgtctgtgtgtgtgtgtgtgtgtgtgtgtgtgtgtgtgtgggcggagcAGCAGCTGGAAGAGGCTCGTGAGGAGCTCCAGcgtgtgaaggaggaggagagacttcTGAGGAGCCGCTGtgtcaggctggaggaggagagacacaggcaggaggtacccacctctcctcctcatccacacctccctccgctctccctctctctgtctcgcctctccttctctccagtctctctcgcTACCccggtccctctctcctctcctccccccaggctgTGCAGCTGCAGGTCAGCAGGttgaggagggagctgggggcTCTGGAGAAGATCCTAGCCCAGAAGGAGCTGCGGCTGCTGGGTctccaggaggagcagagcgccctggaggaggagagggagggcctGCGCGGGGAGATCCAGAGCCAGGGCGACCAGCACCTCGCCGCCCTGAGAGAGGCCCAGGAGCAAGCACTCTTCCAGGGGGTGAGTGAggaaggggtgggaggggggggggggtggtactgGGAGAACTCAGCCCAGGTGAGTCTGAGCTAGGAGATGTGAGCTGGTCTGaggtggaagagaaagaggtTTCATacgtgtttgtttaacatgtcaGCGGCGAGAACTGCAGCAGCAGAAAGAGGAGCTGGCTGTGGTCCACAAGGAAGAGGTTCAGCAGGTGAGAGAAACTGTTGGATTTAATTTAAAGGTCAAGGGATTTGAAAGACAAAATCCATGTTGTTTTTGTGGGTGAGAACTAGAGGGTTTCCACGCTGAGGGGACGGGGGTCTCTCCTGTGTCCAGGTTCAGAGGCAGGCGAAGGCGGACACAGCTACAGCTCTGCAGGAACAGGCTCGGTCTCACGCACAGCACCTTGAGGCCATGCAGACACGCATCCAGGTGAGTGGGTCACACACGGTCAACAGGGTCACACAGGGGTCATACGGGGTCACAGAGGGTCCACAGGGTCACACAGGGTCATACACGGTCACAGAGGGTCAGGCTCAAACATACGTCTGCGGGTGTTCCTAGATTAATAAACAGTGTTTCCTGTTTGTCCTCCCTCGCccagctgaaggaggaggaggtgagagagctgAGGGAAGCTCTGGAGGCGCAGAAGGAGGCGGCGAGGAGGCGCGAGGAGGAGCTCCTCGCTACAGCCCAGCAGATGGTAGGCTGGGCGGCCGTCGCTCCATCCTCCCCACCTCGGTGGAGCCGGGTGGAGGTGGGTGGTGACGTGAGCCGCTGCCTGCAGGTGGAGGATGCCGTGgagcagcagaggaggaggggggaggaggccgtgcaggtgcatgctgggatgctGAAGGAGCAGCACAGGGAAGCTCTGGAGAGAGccggggcagagacagagaaggagaggaggcacGCTCTGacgctgcagaacacagtgctGGAGCTGCAGCAGGTGAGAACAGATATGACCCCATGACCCCACCCTGCAGAGGGTCATCACcaggaccacacacagacaaaccagtcatctcccacccccccctctctctctccctcctcttccctgtctctctccctccccttccctctctctctctctctctctctccccatctgtctctctctctctccctccccttctccccttctccccttctccccttctccctctctctctctctctctctctctctctctctctctctctctccccatccctctttccctccccatccctctttccctctctctccccatccgtccctctctctctttctccccatccctctctccatcctgctcAGAGGTTGAAGGAGCTGGAGCGGGAGGCGtgtggccaccagggggcgctggTGTCCGTGCAGGCCGCACTGCGCCGCACCCTGGGAGACGAGCACCAGGCTGAGCTGCAGAGACTGTGCACACGCATGGAacaggtctcacacacacacacacatttacacacacacacattcacacacacaccgtttcaCAACACAGTCAGTATACTGTCCCTGTTTGCAGAGTGAGGAGGTATACTTTATGTTATGGTGCAGcccagtggttagagcattcaACTGCAGATCGAGTGatggcaggttcaaatccccctcctGAACATCGCCGAGGAGTACAGCTAAACACACCCAGGCTGTAGTGGGGGGCTGCCAGTGACGAGGGAGCCTGTGGTTGCAGGAGAGACGGGAGGAGGAGTCACGGCTGGAGCAGAGGGCCtggagggcggagggggaggcgggCAGGCTGAGGAGCCAGCTGGCTGGCAGGGAGGcgggggcagaggagaggacagccaGGCTGGAGCAGCAGATCAGGCGCTGGGGCCAGGAGCTGGGGGCCGAGTGTGAAcacctgcagctgctgctggaggacagCGGGGTCCCTGGGAGCACCAACGAGCCCCctcactggtacacacacacacacacacacacacaaataccttGCAGTTCCTCTACAGTGCTGTCTTTCTCCTTCAGTCCTACGGTGGCCCAGGCTGTCCAGACCTTGCGGGCGCTCAGGGTTCAGCTGCAGCAGGAGATGTCCTTCCAGAGACGCAGCGCCCAGCACCTCAGCAGGGACAAGGTCTCTGACAGCTTCTTCTTCTTGTACTGGGGGACTGTTGTTTGTATGGCAATTTGGATCctagtgtctgctaaatgaccttCTTCTTGAACACACATATGgagtttcttcttcttcttctgtaggAGCGAGAGTTGCGTTtgcagagagagcagctggagatggagagagaacaggCGCTGGACTCACTGAAAGAGAGACTCATTCAGGTCACAATGTTCTTCAAAACAACGCTCACACAAAACTACCCTCCACAGGGCTATGCCTGTGGACGTATTCTTGTGGCGTGCGTGCATTCACacgtgtgtgacgtgtgtgtctgtgtgtctgtttgtcacaGGACCACATCCAGGAGCTGAGCGGTGTGACCCGGGCCCAGCAGGGGGGAGGCGGGGCGGGAGGCGAGGGGGGCGTGGAGGGGGGCGTGGAGGGGGGCGTGGCGTGGTCCCTGCGCAGGCAGCTGCAGGCTAAAGACCAGGAGCTCAGGGAGGTCCAGAGGAACATGGGGCAGTGGAAGGAGCAGACCAGCGTCCGTCTGGCACGCAGGTTTGAGCAGGAGCTCACCTCCGAACTGGAGAGGTAACGCACTGCACCGCATCGCATCGCACTGCATCACACTGCATCGCACTGCATCACACTGCATCGCACCGCACTGCACCGCACTGCACCGCACTGCACCGCACTGCATCACACCGCACCGCATCGCACTGCACCGCATCGCACTGCATCACACTGCATCACACCGCACTGCACCGCACCACGAGGCAAAGACAGCCTGTCAACATTAGAAATATTAGTTGTGCAATTACTCATGCTTAAAACAAGGACATTTGACTGTCTATATATATggtatatatgatatatatttataatgtgttgtttatttaaattaagtcaAGTCCAACTTGATTTAAAATCTAAAAACAAGATTACTACACTCACAAGTAGAGTTATTACAGTGTGTAATGGCTTTAGACCAACGTTGTCCTGTTCCACATCATAAGAAACTACCTGTTTACTGTATATAGATTATCTAGAAAGATATACAATATAGTATATGTATTGTTTTTCAAATTCCATTGTCGGTTGTGTTTGCGTCTCCACAGGTGCAAGGCACGGTTGTTGAAGGGGAGGTAACTGGTTTCAGCCTGTTTAGACTAGCCAAACCTAGTGTAGTTTGACCTTTCCTAGATTCTGCTTAACTGACTAACCGTAATGCTCTACATTTCTGTCACTGGTGCATAGGTGTCCCCttggtagttgtgtgtgtgtgtttgacatcatgtgacgtgtgtgtgtgtcataggaAGGCCCCCAAGGCCCgagaggagaaacagaggaCTCTGGAGCAGCTGGGGCCCAggttccccccctcctctccctctctcccccctggggcccctccctctctcccccctggggcccgtccctctctcccccctggggcccctccctctctcccccctggggcCTCCCCCCCAGACCTGGCCTCTCTCAAGCTGCTGCGGCACCTCCAGGGCCGGGTCCAGCAGCTCCGGGCTGAGAACCAGGCTCAGGCCTGCAGCCCCTTGCCCCCCAGCAGGGGCCACCCCAGCAGGGGCCCCAGGAGCCTGGCAGGGTCCTACCTGGAGACCGTGGGTGGTCCGATTCAGCCCAAAGCAGATTTCCACTTCATGCAGTAGAAGGGGACGATCACACACATCTGGATGTGTGGACCTG
This is a stretch of genomic DNA from Hypomesus transpacificus isolate Combined female unplaced genomic scaffold, fHypTra1 scaffold_42, whole genome shotgun sequence. It encodes these proteins:
- the si:ch211-102c2.8 gene encoding trichohyalin encodes the protein MERQLDGAKTELFTEQRRSRIRLDSLQEQLEEAREELQRVKEEERLLRSRCVRLEEERHRQEAVQLQVSRLRRELGALEKILAQKELRLLGLQEEQSALEEEREGLRGEIQSQGDQHLAALREAQEQALFQGRRELQQQKEELAVVHKEEVQQVQRQAKADTATALQEQARSHAQHLEAMQTRIQLKEEEVRELREALEAQKEAARRREEELLATAQQMVEDAVEQQRRRGEEAVQVHAGMLKEQHREALERAGAETEKERRHALTLQNTVLELQQRLKELEREACGHQGALVSVQAALRRTLGDEHQAELQRLCTRMEQERREEESRLEQRAWRAEGEAGRLRSQLAGREAGAEERTARLEQQIRRWGQELGAECEHLQLLLEDSGVPGSTNEPPHCPTVAQAVQTLRALRVQLQQEMSFQRRSAQHLSRDKERELRLQREQLEMEREQALDSLKERLIQDHIQELSGVTRAQQGGGGAGGEGGVEGGVEGGVAWSLRRQLQAKDQELREVQRNMGQWKEQTSVRLARRFEQELTSELERCKARLLKGRKAPKAREEKQRTLEQLGPRFPPSSPSLPPGAPPSLPPGARPSLPPGAPPSLPPGASPPDLASLKLLRHLQGRVQQLRAENQAQACSPLPPSRGHPSRGPRSLAGSYLETVGGPIQPKADFHFMQ